GGAAGCTGCTAGGACGGTTGAGAAGCCACTTCAGCGACGTTCGTTCGATCGATATCCCCTGCTGCGGCAGACGTATCGGGAGTTCTTCATGTTTGACTACGATCTCCTACCGGATATCAACGGGACGGTTCCGCTTACGTTGAACCTGAGTGCAGGAACTCCAGCGCTGATGAAGTTTGACGTCAACGACGTGTACGACATCGGAGGGACGCTCAGCTTCGCGATCGCCATGCGACCCGATCAGAAAGGTGCCCTGATCGATGCCCACCAGGCAAACAGTAACGATCACGTGGGGGTCGTCGCCGAAAAGCTGATCGACGTGCAGGAAGACTTCGTGGAAGAGGTGACGACGACTACGAGTACGACAGCAGCGCCACCCACCGCCGCTTCTGGGAAGACCGAAACCAACCGCAGCAACCAGACGATGATCGTGTGCATGCGGCTCGGAGAGCCGGGAGTTCCAACCTGGCCGGACAAGTGCGTGTACGGGAGACAGATCTTCCCGGCCGCGATCACAATCAACAACACCGACATGGACACCAGCACGGGACTGGTGCACGTCCCGTTTCCCGAACCCGGCAAGTGGTACGTCACGATGGGGATTTTCTGCCACGGGGCGGAAACCGCAGCCCGGGTCACGATCATCGACAGCGTCAAGGAGTTTATCAAAAAGTACCGGGAGATCTTGCTGGACATGAAACCACCATGCTCCTGTGCTACGGCGGCCAAGTACTACCAACAGTGCTTGGGCGAAGAGGCATGTCTACTCGGCTTGAACGAAACTGAGACGCTCAAGATCAAGGAATGCATCATGGACGCCAAGTGTACGGAACACTCGGAAGACATGGCACGCAAGTTCGAGATCCACCACAAGTACGCGACGGAGCAGAGCGTTGCAGCGGACGCGGCTTGCAACGGAAGTGTAGTGTTCACGATCTCTTCAAGCCCATGTGTAGCGGGACGTTGTGGTCGCTTTGGACGCTGCTACCACTACATGTCCGGAGGGTTCGTATTCTCGACCTGTCTCTGTCTACGAAACTACCGAGGTTGGGACTGCACCGAAGACTCGCAAGTTCCGTCCAGCGCTTCGATCCTGCTAGCTTCGCTCATGCTCACGCTCTCCAACCTCCTCTTCCTGCCGAGTATCTTCTTCGCGATCCGCCGCGGCTACTACACCGAGTCGATCATCTACTTCTTCGCCATGTTCTTCTCGACGTTCTACCACGCGTGCGACTCCGGCGAAGAAGAGTTCAGCTTTTGCCTCGTCAAGATCGGCGTCCTGCAGTTCTGCGACTTTTACTGCGGCCTGCTCGCCATCTGGGTCACCCTGATCGCCATGTCCAACGTGCGGCACCAGTTCGTCTCCCTTCTCCACATGCTCGGAGCGATCTTGCTCGCCTTCGGCACCGAACTCAACAAGCAGTCCCTGTGGGTGTTCCTAGCCCCGGCCCTGACAGGAATCTGCCTCATCTCCGTCAGCTGGGGCCTCCGATGTCGCAAGACGAAGAAGTGTTTCCCCTCACGGAGCTACCTTGCGCTCTACCTGCCCGTCGGCAGCGTCCTCGTCATGGTCGGCCTCGTCTGCTACGCGTTCCTCCAGACCAAGCAAAACTACCACATCGTCCACTCGATCTGGCACATGGTGATGGCCCTCAGCATCCTGTGCCTGCTCCCGAACCGCAAGACCTTCCAGCCAAAGTGCTAGCATACGGTTATGATCTACCTGCTGAACTCGTCCTCGCAGTCGTCCAACTCGATGTCGACGACGACGCGCGGCGAAATCGCCACCATCGCGGGAACCGTAGTCGCTGGCGGCAACCCTGCCACCATAACCACGTCGACGTCAACGTCGACACCGCCCGCGATCACCCCGTCCGCCTCACTTGTAAATACCATTACCGAGGCGACCACGATCAGTGCCAGCAACAGCATGTCCCTATCCTCGACGTACTCGTCGCTGGCGTCGGCGGTGACACCGGCCACCAACGGTAGATAGATCGATTCATCGAGACCAACCAAACAAACACACAGCGTAGATAACCAAGCTTCAGACTAGGATTAAGCACAAGTCACTGATCGTTAACTGTGTGTCACTCGCACAACCCCCCTCTACTAAAACTAGCACGAAGATCACCCCTTAGTTGTGTAAGTGTAGATAGAAATCACGGTGCGGAATTTTATCGCGGTAGATGTCGGATGTACGATCGGTGTACGACACGTGTCTTGAGTGTGATGATTCCATGGAACTAACGTGTTACGAGAAAATTGAATATAGAAGTCAGTATAGAAGAAAAAGCATTGATGTAATACTAAggttaaaaaatatcatgattCGCCAAAGAACAAACAAATAGTGAAGGAGTTCTGGTAATTGCGAGGAGAACCGTTCCAACCTTTTCTAAATGGAGGTTGAAAACACATTCTTTCAACAAACTAAAACAATTTTTACgataaatgttttgaaagtcTTTTTTCCTAAAAcgaattttccatgcaaatttgaaagCTGGCACAAATCTTCCCCATGACTACATTTAAATGATTGCTGTCAACACGCAGCACCCAACAGgtaagaaagagagaaaaaagaaagaaagagaaagagcacttGTCTTCGTGTCGCGCGGCTGTTTTAGTGCCGAGCTCGGCATTCATTCGTTTCAGCTTCGTATGCGTTCTTTTACGGTCCCTTCGTCATGACGAACGTGACAGGCGCGCTAAGTCAGCATTCAACGATCGAGTCGATGATGAAAGCTTACTGACTAGCTCTTTCAAATTTCGGGCAATCCATTAACCATCCCCATTTTGAGCATTGATCCAGAGAACGAAATTTATGATCAACTGGTGTCTTCGAAAAAATGGACGCAAGAATCAAATCTGATCGAAACAGCGTTTTGTATGACGAATGTCGAAATTGCACGGAAATAGTAAGTTCTTTTCAAAATCACCACCATGAAATTGCACAGTTCTCCTCGCAAATGCCGCATGACCTTCATCACACTAATCTTGATTAACGATCCAGCGAACTATATTCAACTAACCCAAAACAACAACGCAAAGTATTATTCCAACACGTATTCAAGCACTTTTGTACGGCATCAGCCACTCTGTGTTTGctaattaaatgttaaaaaacactCGGATTTTTCCCTGCGTTTTCCACCATCCCTTCCCAATTTCCAACCCACTTCAAAATCCTTTCCCTTTTCAACCAACTGCAACAACAGCGACAAAAAAACACTCTCACAACATATAATCGCAATACGTGCCTTTGCTGTCAAGTATAAGCAAAACTCATATTTATAAACTCATTGCCATTACCACCACCAGCTACACCGTCAAAACCCTCTTACCCTCACTTCTGCCCATTTGTCCACACCGTTTAATTTATCATAAAACTTTCCTAATTACATCAGCAAACATACACTGCTGCGCAGCGCATATATGAACAGCTCGCCCCGAAAGTATGCAATGCACATTTGTTGCACCACCATCACTAGGCCAGGGTTGAATGCGTTCCGAAATATTTGATGGTGTGGGTCGAGCAACAATAGCAAACATAACAATCCACGTTGTGTGAACTGGGTTACAACGCAAACTCATTCAACATTCATTCCGGCCACTATTTGTCAAACAAAGAGGAGGGTAACAATGCAAAAGGGTCGAACGGGGTGTGGTGTATTTTAAAATACTCGCCTAGTTAGGataaatacgatgagtgctgaaaaaatcgagaTTTTCGAAATGCGAGACgcatacatcattttttgcaattccgaaaaacactttgaatggggtcctaaaattaagcttaaattgatgatattattgttaacaacgataaagcttattttttagtACAATGACCCTGTGTAAGACCGTCaaagatttaaaatggattttttattcaatttatgaaaatttacaataaactttttttaacagaaagcatcctacttgacagctcgttccaaaagTTCCATAGTTGATTCATCGTAAAATGTAGtcctttcaatttattttttgcattatgaTGAAAGAAAAGTTATCAGAAAAGGGATTTTTTCTAAACGTTTATGTGTTAAGACAACAGGATCCTAAAGCCCTGTGACATTTTTGTGTATAAGGgtaaaaaaacatgattaaacccatttctgatcactttttttttcatttt
This is a stretch of genomic DNA from Culex pipiens pallens isolate TS chromosome 1, TS_CPP_V2, whole genome shotgun sequence. It encodes these proteins:
- the LOC120431844 gene encoding uncharacterized protein LOC120431844; the protein is MCSRSCTYSSNALIVGALFLIIVEINQTNCNSILPPKPVPASGSSVASLKLHIDNDGSSSSGSSSRSDEDSPVTSSSTPPVVVTLPGSTTVAPGTGGGADLGGQIPLERLPSNTLLKYTAYKDVSILHFRIPADTRTAFFSFKAYEESKSAFQRVCQPNDITLHLKAGSYPVISPENITFPKHFLSADERFEIHNLQFKSDSVTRRLSIDGPHPGNWFAVAFISWTDPNNERIEQQGLAPSCETLLMSEMAVTRIVPTILNAQSSHRGTLRTNQTEPASYKLFVPSGIAVVTWRLQITRPCNDCSDVSFFVQAHALPTHKDYLQNGIICPNQTGELSIEFYPQESAWHYVDLDFLGEEEGGNRSSNETASVRVQELEYVIELEYHSVKKEGEEEDSVGEAARTVEKPLQRRSFDRYPLLRQTYREFFMFDYDLLPDINGTVPLTLNLSAGTPALMKFDVNDVYDIGGTLSFAIAMRPDQKGALIDAHQANSNDHVGVVAEKLIDVQEDFVEEVTTTTSTTAAPPTAASGKTETNRSNQTMIVCMRLGEPGVPTWPDKCVYGRQIFPAAITINNTDMDTSTGLVHVPFPEPGKWYVTMGIFCHGAETAARVTIIDSVKEFIKKYREILLDMKPPCSCATAAKYYQQCLGEEACLLGLNETETLKIKECIMDAKCTEHSEDMARKFEIHHKYATEQSVAADAACNGSVVFTISSSPCVAGRCGRFGRCYHYMSGGFVFSTCLCLRNYRGWDCTEDSQVPSSASILLASLMLTLSNLLFLPSIFFAIRRGYYTESIIYFFAMFFSTFYHACDSGEEEFSFCLVKIGVLQFCDFYCGLLAIWVTLIAMSNVRHQFVSLLHMLGAILLAFGTELNKQSLWVFLAPALTGICLISVSWGLRCRKTKKCFPSRSYLALYLPVGSVLVMVGLVCYAFLQTKQNYHIVHSIWHMVMALSILCLLPNRKTFQPKC